In Pseudophryne corroboree isolate aPseCor3 chromosome 3, aPseCor3.hap2, whole genome shotgun sequence, a genomic segment contains:
- the LOC135057961 gene encoding uncharacterized protein LOC135057961 has product MADVDQQGQDQQATITLQLTPVDPSQPIQLQDIPQASISPQLAQAPPPSQIPDDFWASWTSQQAQSNASLTAHTQHLASLPHHLPRISRNSGRLIVQVGRMATSMEQIRADNSQMLAHLSRIVDEQQRHQQALVQLIQHNQVVNESLSRIVASHTATNTQLIASLNNLSSNISLMGAHQVTSSSGTTTPIQTPVTSPVRRSSRARASEPAQSSAPSTHKRKK; this is encoded by the coding sequence atggccgacgtggaccagcagggacaagaccaacaggcaaccatcacactgcaacttacacctgttgacccaagccagccaatacagctgcaggatatcccccaagcctccatcagtccacaactggcacaagctccgcccccaagccaaataccagatgatttttgggccagttggacaagccaacaggcccaaagcaatgccagcctgaccgcacatacacaacaccttgccagtctgccccatcatctaccgcgtattagtcgcaactcgggcagactgattgtacaagtagggcgaatggcaacctcaatggagcaaataagggctgacaacagccaaatgcttgctcatttaTCGCGCATagtagatgagcaacagcgccatcagcaggcactcgttcagctcattcagcacaaccaagtggtgaatgagtcgttatccaggattgtagccagccacactgcaaccaacactcagctgattgcaagccttaataatttgagcagcaatatttcattgatgggagctcaccaagtaacctccagctcggggaccacgacccctatccaaacgccagtaacctcccctgttcggcgttcctccagagcacgtgccagtgagccagcacaaagctcagcacccagcacacacaagcggaaaaaataa